The following proteins are co-located in the Equus caballus isolate H_3958 breed thoroughbred chromosome 15, TB-T2T, whole genome shotgun sequence genome:
- the SLC35F6 gene encoding solute carrier family 35 member F6 yields MAWTRYQLFLAGLMLVTGSINTLSAKWADNFVAQGCGGSKEHSFQHPFLQAVGMFLGEFSCLAVFYLLRCRAAGQPDASLGPQQPFNPLLFLPPALCDMTGTSIMYVALNMTSASSFQMLRGAVIIFTGLFSVAFLGRRLALSQWLGILVTIAGLVVVGLADLLSKHDDQHKLSEVITGDLLIIMAQIIISIQMVLEEKFVYKHNVHPLRAVGTEGLFGLVILSLLLVPMYYIPAGSFSGNPRGVLEDALDAFCQVGRQPLIALALLGNISSIAFFNFAGISVTKELSATTRMVLDSLRTVVIWALSLALGWEAFHPLQILGFLILLLGTALYNGLHRPLLTRLSRGRPPAEEGEHERLLGGSRTAINDAS; encoded by the exons ATGGCCTGGACCAGGTACCAGCTGTTCCTGGCCGGGCTCATGCTCGTCACCGGCTCCATCAACACGCTCTCGGCAAA GTGGGCAGACAACTTCGTGGCCCAGGGCTGTGGAGGGAGCAAGGAACACAGCTTCCAGCATCCCTTCCTCCAG GCAGTGGGCATGTTCCTGGGAGAGTTCTCCTGCCTGGCTGTCTTCTACCTGCTCCGGTGCAGAGCTGCCGGGCAGCCAGACGCCAGCCTGGGTCCCCAGCAGCCCTTCAACCCACTTCTTTTTCTGCCCCCAGCCCTCTGCGACATGACTGGAACCAGCATCATGTATGTGG CCCTGAACATGACCAGTGCCTCCAGCTTCCAGATGCTGCGGGGAGCAGTGATCATATTCACAGGCCTGTTCTCGGTGGCCTTCCTGGGGCGGAGGCTGGCGCTGAGCCAGTGGCTGGGCATCCTTGTGACCATTGCAGGACTGGTGGTTGTGGGCCTAGCTGACCTCCTGAGCAAGCACGACGATCAGCACAAGCTCAGCGAAGTGATCACAG GGGACCTGTTGATCATCATGGCCCAGATCATCATCTCCATCCAGATGGTGCTAGAGGAGAAGTTCGTCTACAAGCACAACGTGCACCCGCTGCGGGCAGTTGGCACTGAGG GCCTCTTTGGCTTGGTGATCCTCTCCCTGCTGCTGGTGCCCATGTACTACATCCCCGCCGGCTCCTTCAGTGGAAACCCTCGCGGGGTGCTAGAGGACGCACTGGACGCCTTCTGCCAGGTGGGCCGACAACCGCTCATCGCCCTGGCACTGCTGGGCAACATCAGCAGCATTGCCTTCTTCAACTTTGCGGGCATCAGTGTCACTAAGGAACTGAGTGCCACCACCCGCATGGTACTGGACAGCCTGCGTACCGTTGTCATCTGGGCACTGAGCCTGGCACTGGGCTGGGAGGCCTTCCACCCTCTGCAGATCCTCGGGTTCCTCATCCTCCTGTTGGGCACTGCCCTCTACAACGGGCTGCACCGCCCACTGCTGACCCGCctgtccaggggccggcccccagcagaAGAGGGCGAGCATGAGAGACTGCTGGGTGGCTCTCGGACTGCCATCAACGATGCCAGCTGA